The following proteins are co-located in the Planifilum fimeticola genome:
- a CDS encoding HAD family hydrolase encodes MLAYPFLVSDIDGTLLNNRKEIPPLIRREIAHYRQAGGLFTLATGRNFTETERFIRELDIDLPVILCNGALVYNPATRELMPLAHLSDDLVREIVKDMPHLSRRIDFFVYTSHHIYTTRIGPLSSEGLQNEELKLEVIPSFETLLNQNWVKIAAVSDEEGIKELRRWLEQTKLPFTFVQSSDHYYEILPPGVSKGAALQRVAEQLNLSTKQAAAIGDHLNDLPLFQTVGLSAAVSNAHPEVLHAADVIVPSNEEFGLSHFIQNHLFRPPRQAAR; translated from the coding sequence ATGTTGGCATATCCCTTTCTCGTTTCCGACATCGACGGAACGCTCCTCAACAATCGAAAAGAGATTCCCCCTCTGATCCGGCGAGAAATTGCCCACTACCGCCAGGCAGGCGGGTTGTTCACGCTGGCCACCGGCCGAAATTTCACTGAAACCGAGCGCTTTATTCGGGAACTGGACATCGACCTTCCGGTCATTTTATGCAACGGAGCCCTTGTATACAATCCCGCCACCCGGGAACTGATGCCGCTTGCCCATCTGAGCGACGACCTGGTCCGGGAAATCGTGAAGGATATGCCCCATCTGAGCCGAAGAATCGATTTTTTTGTTTATACCTCGCACCACATCTACACGACCCGCATCGGTCCCCTGTCTTCGGAGGGGCTTCAAAACGAAGAGCTGAAGTTGGAAGTGATCCCTTCCTTCGAGACCTTGCTCAACCAAAATTGGGTGAAGATCGCCGCCGTCTCCGACGAAGAAGGAATCAAGGAACTGCGCCGCTGGTTGGAACAGACCAAACTCCCCTTCACCTTCGTCCAATCCTCCGATCACTATTATGAAATCCTCCCCCCGGGCGTTTCCAAAGGAGCCGCCCTCCAGCGCGTGGCCGAGCAGTTGAACCTCTCCACCAAACAAGCCGCGGCAATCGGAGACCACTTGAATGACTTGCCCCTGTTCCAAACCGTCGGATTGTCCGCCGCCGTCTCCAACGCCCATCCCGAAGTCCTCCATGCCGCCGACGTGATCGTCCCGTCCAACGAGGAATTCGGTCTGTCCCATTTCATTCAGAACCATCTGTTCCGCCCCCCGCGCCAAGCGGCCCGGTAA